A window from Drosophila nasuta strain 15112-1781.00 chromosome 3, ASM2355853v1, whole genome shotgun sequence encodes these proteins:
- the LOC132791749 gene encoding glycoprotein-N-acetylgalactosamine 3-beta-galactosyltransferase 1-like — MTNPINHQKKMDNVKRTWGKHCNNLIFMSSAKETELDVVPLANGPNKTKEALEYIYENHIDDADWFLNADDDTYTIVDSIRYKLQFYDSKSPVYFGCKFNQDDISIGAGYVLSQEAVRRFVEDALPTPNLCSDHIEMRKCMETLNVMESDLTDANVEDRLCPFLPVNQLIPNQYYNNNRKSLFWHQIYKFIEKSECCTDNERPNPFYLLEYLKYHLRTHQFINTLKVLPTK, encoded by the exons ATGACAAATCCCATCAACCATCAGAAGAAGATGGATAATGTGAAACGCACCTGGGGTAAACATTGTAATAATCTCATCTTCATGAGCTCAGCCAAGGAGACTGAATTAGATGTTGTCCCGCTTGCCAATGGACCCAACAAGACCAAAGAGGCCCTGGAATACATCTATGAAAACCACATCGATGATGCGGATTGGTTTCTAAATGCGGACGATGACACCTACACAATCGTTGACAGTATCCGCTATAAGCTACAGTTCTACGATTCCAAATCTCCAGTTTACTTTGGCTGTAAGTTTAATCAGGATGATATATCAATAGGAGCTGGTTATGTGCTCAGTCAGGAGGCAGTGCGTCGATTTGTGGAGGATGCTCTGCCAACTCCAAATTTGTGCAGTGACCACATAGAAATGAGAAAATGCATGGAAACTTTGAATGTGATGGAAAGCGATTTAACAGATGCCAATGTCGAAGATAGATTGTGTCCTTTCCTACCAGTTAATCAATTAATTCCGaatcaatattataataataacaggAAGTCTTTATTCTGGCATCaaatctataaatttatagag AAATCAGAATGTTGCACTGATAATGAAAGGCCTAATCCATTTTATCTATTGgaatatttgaaataccaTTTAAGAACGCATCAAttcataaatactttaaaagtaTTGCCTACAAAATAG